The following are encoded in a window of Plasmodium vivax chromosome 10, whole genome shotgun sequence genomic DNA:
- a CDS encoding rhoptry-associated protein 2, putative (encoded by transcript PVX_097590A), translated as MKAIILISFLVTLFFNNGVDGHTCTKELYNMNFKDLSITSMVLEHSTTRKILGNWVHFFFSHFSNPTDAIKYVEDINLYALDNKDQTCFVRAFTIYLIQNYAKDIKSMSNTDNYETYFKNLLKDVHPDFSKDFLSLFTSATLLGYIDGLVLKEQDISNLKNDVNIFKKHISKADRRTHATYNTNPIPAFAPYDIRTFRRSYLPKEDPSISVSEVYAARDINFLAFLGVSDMYYNSDITQPARGTSIIISKRKRLGLKRRSSSLLLLGPHNHNPTFGFCVKDGKEDYFGSVDDLLPSFFSVMKTKMIYGHKRFLREFDYSLMHKTYKMPNLKGLRLLKSFFRRKNLENFVDMYSNLMSTELDFLTEDFAELFDITMNCHMREHFDRAIVNFHMIKEKGMES; from the coding sequence ATGAAAGCGATAATTCTGATTTCCTTCCTGGtcaccctttttttcaataatgGTGTAGATGGACATACTTGCACAAAAGAATTGTACAACATGAATTTCAAGGATCTTTCAATTACATCCATGGTTTTGGAACATTCAACTACACGTAAAATTTTAGGAAACTGggttcatttctttttcagtCATTTTTCTAACCCTACTGAtgcaataaaatatgtagaaGATATAAACTTATACGCTTTAGATAACAAAGACCAGACATGTTTCGTGCGAGCCTTcactatatatttaattcaaAACTATGCTAAGGATATAAAATCGATGTCAAATACAGACAATTATGAAAcctatttcaaaaatttattaaaagatGTGCATCCAGATTTCAGTAAAGattttctttctttattCACGAGTGCAACGCTTTTGGGATACATTGATGGTTTGGTACTTAAAGAACAGGATATTTCGAATTTGAAGAAtgatgtaaatatttttaaaaagcatattTCCAAAGCTGATAGAAGAACACATGCTACTTACAACACTAATCCTATTCCAGCGTTCGCTCCATATGATATCAGGACATTTAGAAGATCTTATTTACCAAAAGAAGACCCTTCTATTAGTGTATCTGAAGTATATGCAGCACGTGATATAAACTTTTTGGCTTTTCTTGGTGTTTCCGATATGTACTACAATTCTGATATAACACAGCCTGCCAGAGGTACTTCCATCATTATtagtaaaaggaaaagattaGGGTTAAAGAGACGTAGTAGTTCACTTCTTTTATTGGGACCACATAATCATAACCCTACTTTTGGCTTTTGTGTAAAAGATGGAAAAGAAGATTACTTTGGATCTGTAGATGATTTGTtaccctcctttttttcagttatgaaaacgaaaatgatTTATGGACACAAAAGATTTCTAAGAGAATTTGACTATTCATTAATGCATAAAACGTACAAAATGCCAAACTTGAAAGGTTTACGACTTTTGAAAAGTTTTTTCAGGAGAAAGAACTTAGAAAACTTTGTAGACATGTATAGCAACCTCATGTCCACAGAATTGGATTTCTTAACAGAAGATTTCGCGGAACTGTTTGACATTACTATGAATTGTCACATGCGTGAACATTTCGATCGTGCAATAGTTAACTTCCACATGATTAAGGAGAAAGGTATGGAGTCATAA
- a CDS encoding hypothetical protein, conserved (encoded by transcript PVX_097585A), translating to MDKILSGKGYYQEELHWQSVIMLGKPSRICRRILFENRPKEQKDNPLKNSRNLAEKKSLKKFKTSNKIDFANLDNNYKPYTIPKDDETRIIYQSGDSKSVSYYTYLSMEKKEENKKKRKKKQGFMKRLCPCLFEKKKKKKHKPQKAIFYIGEDARQTLKKSFSQK from the coding sequence atggacaaaaTATTATCAGGGAAAGGGTACTACCAGGAAGAACTACACTGGCAAAGCGTTATAATGTTAGGAAAACCGAGTAGGATATGTAGAAGAATACTCTTCGAGAATCGACCAAAAGAACAGAAAGACAACCCGCTTAAAAATAGCCGAAAtttagcagaaaaaaaaagtttaaaaaaatttaaaacatcAAATAAAATCGATTTTGCAAACTTGGATAATAACTACAAACCATATACAATTCCAAAAGATGATGAAACCAGAATCATCTATCAATCTGGGGACTCCAAAAGTGTGTCCTACTACACATATCTTTCaatggaaaagaaggaagaaaacaaaaaaaaaagaaaaaaaaaacagggaTTTATGAAAAGATTATGTCCTtgtttatttgaaaaaaaaaaaaaaaaaaaacataaaccGCAAAAAGCAATCTTTTACATAGGAGAGGATGCTCGACAAACTTTAAAGAAAAGCTTTTCACAGAAGTGA